The following coding sequences are from one Pseudomonadota bacterium window:
- a CDS encoding Tm-1-like ATP-binding domain-containing protein, whose amino-acid sequence MADKTILIVGTYDTKNDELDYMAERIRALGGGVMTMDISVLGDPATPTDISKHAVAEAAGSSIRAAIDSGDENTAMQIMARGASTLARDHQAAGRCDGVVVLGGTMGTDAALDICNALPLGVPKYVVSTVSFSPLIPPERLSADVQMILWAGGLYGLNSVCKASLSQAAGAVLGAARAVEPPVGDRPTVGMTSLGSSCLRYMKRLKPALEQRGFEVAIFHATGMGGMAYESIAKQGGFACVMDFALPEIGNLLAGSVVNAGTERMLNAGRAGIPQLVAPGCLDLIDFAGWQNIPERYRDRPFHAHNRLIKSSGLNADERRETARELAKRLSVSAAPAHVILPNGGIEEWDRPGGEAHDPEAFAAFCDEMRTVMTAPIGFTELDCHINDDAFADAALALFDVWVADGTVKTTV is encoded by the coding sequence GTGGCAGACAAAACCATCCTGATCGTCGGCACCTACGACACCAAGAACGACGAACTTGACTACATGGCCGAGCGCATCCGCGCACTGGGCGGCGGTGTGATGACCATGGACATCTCCGTGCTTGGCGACCCCGCCACCCCCACGGACATCTCGAAGCACGCTGTGGCCGAGGCCGCGGGCAGCTCGATTCGGGCCGCGATCGACAGCGGCGACGAGAACACCGCGATGCAAATCATGGCGCGTGGTGCGAGCACCCTCGCGCGCGACCACCAGGCGGCCGGGCGCTGCGACGGCGTGGTGGTGCTCGGCGGTACCATGGGCACCGACGCCGCGCTCGACATCTGCAACGCCTTGCCCCTCGGTGTGCCGAAATACGTGGTGTCGACCGTGTCCTTCTCACCGCTGATTCCACCGGAACGCCTGTCGGCAGACGTGCAGATGATCCTCTGGGCCGGCGGTCTGTACGGGCTGAACTCGGTGTGCAAGGCCTCGCTGTCGCAGGCCGCCGGTGCGGTGCTCGGTGCCGCACGGGCGGTGGAACCCCCGGTCGGGGACCGCCCGACCGTGGGCATGACCTCGCTCGGGTCCTCCTGCCTTCGCTACATGAAGCGTCTCAAACCCGCGCTGGAGCAGCGCGGCTTCGAGGTCGCGATCTTCCACGCGACCGGTATGGGCGGCATGGCCTACGAGAGCATCGCCAAACAGGGCGGTTTTGCCTGCGTGATGGACTTCGCCCTGCCCGAAATCGGCAACCTGCTGGCGGGCTCGGTGGTCAATGCCGGCACCGAGCGCATGCTGAACGCCGGACGTGCCGGTATCCCGCAACTCGTCGCACCGGGCTGCCTGGACCTGATCGACTTTGCCGGTTGGCAAAACATCCCCGAGCGCTACCGCGACAGGCCGTTTCATGCCCACAACCGCTTGATCAAATCCAGTGGCCTGAACGCCGACGAGCGGCGTGAGACTGCGCGCGAGCTTGCCAAGCGACTCTCGGTATCCGCCGCGCCCGCGCATGTGATCCTGCCCAACGGCGGCATCGAGGAATGGGACCGTCCCGGCGGAGAGGCGCATGACCCCGAGGCCTTTGCCGCGTTCTGCGACGAGATGCGGACGGTCATGACGGCGCCGATCGGGTTCACCGAACTCGATTGCCACATCAACGACGACGCTTTCGCCGACGCCGCGCTTGCACTGTTCGACGTCTGGGTGGCCGACGGCACCGTCAAGACCACGGTCTGA
- a CDS encoding FAD-dependent oxidoreductase: MPTTPPVRARTRARLPDHAPVVIVGGGIIGVSILYHLAQRGVSAMLLERKKLGSGTTWHAAGIVGQLRDSSAQTELGKYTARLFRELEVETGQATGYRQNGTINLALGAVRHEQLRRSHDHAARMGIPSRLLSPEEVAERWPGIRTDDVVSGFHVPSNGQVNPLDVTTALARGARAHGATISEHTAAVRLEIDGGRVRGVVTDRGEIRCDQVVLAAGMWSHRFAKAHGITVPLHAAEHFYIVTEPVAGLAPDQPVLNISEERTYWKEDAGKLLIGGFEAAGKAWAVDGIPADFEFDELPFDMAHVEPELERMFARMPALADLGIRTFFNGPESFTPDGRPYLGPVPEVSGVFVATGMNSNGILNSGGVGLTLAEWLIDGHPSRSMGPLLANRAHRFQCNTRYNRTRAAESVGFHYGLAWAGRQVHSARGIRTLPLHRQLVDAGAAMAERAGWEVPMYFDHHRPARPWSDTPSLGWKPWSNAVRDECLAARDAAVLVDQSMYAKYEVQGADAVHALNRVCCAELDVPVGTSVYTPFLNARGGIEADLTVVRLASERFLVITGHPSQQRDLAWLRQHIAPGQRVAVFDATAAYGLLSVHGPAARAVLQSLSDDDLDLPFGAAAECDIAHARAWAIRRSFVGELGFELLLSTEFTCGVYSALRAAGEAHGLRHMGMFALNACRIEKGFLHFGHDIGEDDTPFEAGLGFTVRFDKADFIGREALYRHRAEDGGAPRNRVVCARAPGLTAERGPYLIHNEPVWRAGECIGHITSGDWGHRLDAMVGLAAVHADQGVTDVWLGDAPCTVQIAGEHVPIDLQLKPFYDPTGARMRA; the protein is encoded by the coding sequence ATGCCGACGACGCCACCCGTCCGCGCACGCACACGCGCGCGTCTCCCCGACCACGCGCCGGTCGTCATTGTCGGTGGCGGCATCATCGGCGTGTCCATCCTCTACCACCTCGCGCAACGCGGCGTGTCGGCGATGCTGCTCGAGCGCAAAAAGCTCGGCAGTGGCACCACCTGGCACGCCGCCGGCATTGTCGGGCAGCTGCGCGACAGCTCGGCCCAGACCGAGCTTGGCAAGTACACAGCACGGCTGTTCCGCGAGCTCGAGGTCGAAACCGGCCAGGCGACCGGGTACAGACAAAACGGCACGATCAACCTCGCCCTCGGCGCCGTCCGCCACGAGCAACTCCGACGCAGCCACGACCACGCGGCCCGCATGGGCATCCCCTCGCGCCTGCTGTCACCCGAGGAGGTGGCGGAACGTTGGCCGGGCATTCGCACCGACGATGTCGTATCCGGCTTTCACGTGCCGTCAAACGGCCAGGTCAACCCCCTCGACGTGACCACCGCACTGGCGCGGGGCGCGCGCGCGCACGGCGCAACGATCTCTGAACACACCGCCGCCGTGCGGCTCGAGATCGACGGCGGCCGGGTGCGCGGCGTCGTGACCGACCGCGGCGAGATTCGCTGCGACCAGGTGGTGCTGGCGGCCGGCATGTGGTCGCACCGGTTTGCCAAGGCCCACGGCATCACGGTGCCGCTGCACGCCGCGGAACACTTCTACATCGTCACCGAGCCGGTGGCCGGCTTGGCCCCGGACCAGCCCGTTCTCAACATCAGCGAAGAGCGCACGTACTGGAAGGAAGACGCCGGCAAGCTGTTGATCGGCGGGTTCGAAGCCGCCGGCAAGGCCTGGGCCGTCGACGGCATCCCGGCGGACTTCGAATTCGACGAGCTGCCGTTCGACATGGCGCACGTCGAACCCGAACTCGAGCGCATGTTCGCACGCATGCCGGCCCTCGCGGACCTCGGCATCCGGACCTTCTTCAACGGACCCGAGAGTTTCACGCCGGACGGCCGTCCCTACCTCGGGCCCGTGCCCGAGGTCAGCGGTGTGTTCGTCGCCACCGGCATGAACTCCAACGGCATCCTCAACTCGGGCGGCGTCGGCCTGACACTCGCCGAGTGGCTGATTGACGGTCACCCCTCGCGATCGATGGGACCGTTGCTGGCTAACCGGGCCCACCGGTTCCAGTGCAACACGCGCTACAACCGCACGCGCGCAGCCGAGAGCGTCGGGTTTCACTACGGGCTCGCCTGGGCCGGGCGGCAGGTCCACTCAGCCCGGGGCATACGCACGCTGCCGCTGCACAGACAACTCGTGGACGCCGGTGCCGCCATGGCGGAACGCGCGGGTTGGGAAGTGCCGATGTATTTCGACCACCACCGCCCGGCGCGGCCGTGGTCCGACACCCCGAGCCTCGGCTGGAAGCCCTGGTCGAACGCGGTGCGTGACGAGTGCCTGGCCGCCCGCGATGCCGCGGTCCTGGTCGACCAGTCGATGTACGCAAAGTACGAGGTGCAGGGCGCGGATGCGGTCCACGCCCTGAACCGCGTATGCTGCGCGGAACTCGATGTGCCGGTCGGCACCTCCGTGTACACGCCCTTCTTGAACGCGCGCGGCGGCATCGAAGCCGACCTGACGGTCGTTCGCCTCGCGAGCGAGCGCTTCCTCGTCATCACCGGTCACCCGAGCCAACAACGCGATCTCGCCTGGCTGCGCCAGCACATCGCGCCCGGGCAGCGCGTGGCGGTGTTCGATGCCACTGCCGCCTACGGCCTGCTGAGCGTGCACGGGCCGGCCGCACGGGCGGTGCTGCAATCGCTCTCGGACGACGACCTCGACCTGCCATTCGGCGCCGCTGCCGAATGCGACATCGCACACGCGCGGGCCTGGGCCATTCGCCGGTCCTTTGTCGGCGAGCTCGGTTTCGAGCTGCTGCTGTCGACCGAGTTCACCTGCGGCGTCTACAGCGCGCTGCGCGCTGCAGGCGAGGCCCACGGCCTGCGACACATGGGCATGTTCGCGCTCAACGCCTGCCGGATCGAGAAAGGCTTCCTGCACTTCGGCCACGACATCGGCGAGGACGATACCCCGTTCGAGGCCGGGCTGGGCTTCACCGTTCGATTCGACAAAGCCGACTTCATCGGCCGCGAGGCGCTGTACCGACACCGCGCCGAGGACGGCGGGGCACCGCGGAACCGGGTGGTCTGTGCGCGCGCGCCCGGGCTCACCGCCGAGCGGGGACCCTACCTGATCCACAACGAGCCGGTGTGGCGCGCGGGCGAGTGCATCGGACACATCACCTCGGGCGACTGGGGACACCGGCTCGACGCCATGGTCGGCCTCGCCGCCGTGCACGCAGACCAGGGGGTTACGGACGTCTGGCTAGGCGACGCACCGTGCACCGTGCAGATCGCCGGCGAGCACGTGCCCATCGATCTTCAACTCAAGCCGTTCTACGATCCCACTGGCGCGCGCATGCGCGCTTGA
- a CDS encoding tripartite tricarboxylate transporter TctB family protein: MIKARTLQDLFRRYRRPGDLVFGLAFLVFAVFIVYSLPTEATLSGRGSLFAKPAFYVHVAAYAMLLFAVLHVFSSLVSEALEGRWREVWLWLRSIEYAVWFLAYVVIAPVLGYLLATLVFTLSLTVRLGYRSRRALALTAFFSVCVVVVFKSFLQVKVPGGQLYEYLPSALRTLMLTYF; encoded by the coding sequence ATGATCAAAGCACGCACGCTGCAAGACCTCTTCAGACGCTATCGCCGGCCAGGCGACCTGGTGTTTGGCTTGGCGTTTCTCGTCTTTGCCGTCTTCATCGTCTACTCGCTGCCCACCGAGGCCACGTTGTCCGGCCGCGGCAGCCTGTTTGCAAAACCGGCCTTCTATGTGCACGTGGCGGCCTACGCGATGCTGTTGTTTGCGGTGCTCCACGTGTTCAGCAGCCTGGTGTCCGAGGCACTCGAAGGCCGCTGGCGCGAGGTCTGGCTCTGGCTGCGCTCGATCGAATACGCCGTGTGGTTTCTCGCCTACGTTGTCATCGCGCCGGTGCTGGGTTACTTGCTTGCGACCCTGGTGTTCACGCTGAGCCTGACGGTCCGGCTCGGCTACCGCTCCCGCAGGGCACTGGCGCTGACCGCGTTCTTCTCGGTGTGTGTCGTGGTGGTGTTCAAGAGCTTTTTGCAGGTCAAGGTGCCCGGCGGGCAGCTCTACGAATACCTGCCATCGGCGCTGCGCACCCTCATGCTCACCTACTTCTGA
- a CDS encoding tripartite tricarboxylate transporter permease, whose amino-acid sequence MDALLSGIELLLRWDVALALVVGSVGGVIIGAIPGVGAAVAIAILLPATFSMDPIVGLTLLLGIYGSSMYGGAIPAILINTPGTAVNALTTYDGYPMTRRGEARRALSLAYSASFWGGLFGISCLMFLSPLLALVAPHFGSREIFLAALLGIVLVVLAHRGQVFAAGMLAAFGMLLNTVGLNPVTYQKQMTFGQSWLTGGFDLIVVVLGLFALSQAFLLLVEDDQTPKPQRVEGSLFSGLKDIWLFRRIATVGSSFGVMMGMIPGVGEFTSQFLSYTYARRTSKTPEAFGDGAPEGLVASEAANNSVPPAALIPLLALGIPGEALTAMMLSVFYVHNVIPGPQLFETQLDFVYALYVSLMILNVIVVLFLLSATNLLTKIIQIPTRYLGMMILTLAFIGVYSIRNSVIDCMVASSFGFLGLILRRLNLPTVPIVLGMVLGGIMEAKLRTAMMRVSSPLDFVNRPIAALLFLAIVYVLVMHVVTLRREHRQRLAKADQDTDIHDTQFR is encoded by the coding sequence ATGGACGCGTTGCTCTCGGGGATCGAACTGCTTCTGCGCTGGGATGTGGCGCTGGCGCTGGTGGTCGGTTCGGTCGGTGGGGTCATCATTGGCGCGATCCCGGGTGTCGGCGCGGCTGTCGCCATCGCCATCCTGCTGCCCGCAACCTTCTCGATGGACCCCATCGTCGGTTTGACTCTGTTGCTCGGCATCTACGGTTCGTCGATGTACGGCGGGGCCATCCCTGCCATTCTCATCAACACGCCCGGCACTGCAGTCAACGCCCTGACCACCTACGACGGTTACCCGATGACCCGGCGCGGCGAGGCGCGGCGCGCGCTGTCGCTCGCTTATTCCGCGTCGTTTTGGGGGGGCTTGTTCGGCATTTCCTGTCTGATGTTTCTGTCGCCGCTGCTCGCGCTGGTGGCCCCGCACTTCGGCAGTCGCGAAATTTTCCTCGCCGCCCTGCTCGGGATCGTGCTGGTGGTGCTCGCGCACCGCGGGCAGGTCTTTGCCGCCGGCATGCTGGCGGCCTTTGGCATGCTGCTCAACACGGTCGGCTTGAACCCCGTCACCTACCAGAAACAGATGACCTTCGGGCAGTCCTGGTTGACCGGCGGCTTCGACCTGATCGTCGTCGTGCTCGGCCTGTTTGCGCTGAGTCAGGCTTTCCTGTTGTTGGTCGAGGACGATCAGACGCCCAAGCCGCAACGCGTCGAAGGCAGCTTGTTCAGCGGGCTGAAGGACATCTGGTTGTTTCGGCGCATCGCCACCGTGGGCTCGAGTTTCGGCGTCATGATGGGGATGATCCCTGGCGTCGGCGAGTTCACCTCGCAATTCCTCTCCTACACCTATGCACGGCGCACCTCGAAGACCCCCGAGGCCTTCGGCGACGGCGCGCCGGAGGGGTTGGTCGCCTCCGAGGCCGCCAACAACTCGGTGCCACCGGCTGCCTTGATTCCCTTGCTCGCGCTTGGCATTCCAGGGGAGGCGCTGACCGCGATGATGTTGTCGGTCTTCTACGTGCACAACGTCATCCCGGGGCCACAGCTGTTTGAGACTCAGCTCGATTTCGTCTACGCGCTCTACGTGTCGCTGATGATCCTGAACGTGATCGTCGTGCTCTTTCTGCTCTCGGCCACCAACCTCCTGACCAAGATCATCCAGATCCCGACCCGTTACCTCGGCATGATGATCCTGACGCTCGCGTTCATCGGGGTCTACTCGATACGCAACTCGGTGATCGATTGCATGGTGGCGTCGAGTTTCGGCTTTCTCGGCCTGATTCTCCGCCGGCTCAACCTGCCAACCGTGCCGATCGTTCTCGGCATGGTGCTCGGTGGGATCATGGAAGCCAAGCTGCGCACGGCGATGATGCGGGTCAGTTCGCCGCTCGATTTCGTCAACCGCCCGATCGCCGCCCTGCTCTTTCTGGCGATCGTCTACGTCCTGGTGATGCACGTGGTGACGCTGCGGCGTGAGCACCGGCAGCGGCTGGCCAAGGCCGATCAGGACACCGACATCCACGACACCCAGTTCAGGTGA
- a CDS encoding aldehyde dehydrogenase family protein gives MKQTDIDALRVEPVAPRGLLIDGQIGPSQDGGVHEVLSPIDGRVLTTTAAGTAGDAARAVAAARAAFDDGRWRNLPPAARKRIMLRWADLIEAEALALTVLGVRDNGTEIGMAIKAEAGSAVATLRYYAEAIDKLYGEIAPTDPAFLGLVHREPVGVVAAIIPWNFPLMIGAWKLGPALAAGNSVVLKPAETASLSVLRLAELALEAGVPPGVLNVVTGTGEVVGDTLARSMDVDVVVFTGSGATGRRLLTAAAESNLKRCYLELGGKSANVVFNDARDLDDAARVSAAGIFRNAGQVCVAGSRLLVQRDIHDDFVAALGAASAAMTVGDPLDLGSQIGAINNAAQLEQNLARVETAVHEGGTLYQGGDRLHAASGGYYMAPTILTDVAEHHSVAQQEVFGPVLAVTPFDTEDEAIALANSTVYGLAGGVWTADLGRAHRLVRAMKTGVVHVNTYGGPDVTVPLGGVKQSGNGHDKSLHAFDKFVDLKTAWIKL, from the coding sequence GTGAAGCAAACCGACATCGACGCCTTGCGTGTCGAACCCGTGGCCCCGCGCGGGCTCTTGATCGACGGCCAGATCGGGCCCAGCCAGGACGGTGGCGTGCACGAGGTGCTATCGCCGATCGACGGTCGCGTTCTGACGACCACCGCAGCAGGCACCGCCGGGGACGCGGCGCGGGCCGTTGCCGCCGCGCGGGCGGCCTTCGACGACGGCCGTTGGCGCAACCTGCCGCCGGCGGCCCGCAAGCGGATCATGCTGCGTTGGGCCGATCTGATCGAGGCCGAGGCGCTCGCCCTGACCGTGCTCGGAGTGCGCGACAACGGCACCGAGATCGGCATGGCGATCAAGGCCGAGGCCGGTTCGGCGGTGGCGACGCTGCGCTACTACGCCGAGGCAATCGACAAGCTGTACGGTGAGATCGCGCCGACCGATCCGGCTTTTCTCGGCCTGGTCCACCGCGAGCCTGTCGGCGTGGTCGCCGCCATCATCCCGTGGAATTTCCCGCTGATGATCGGTGCCTGGAAGCTCGGCCCGGCCTTGGCCGCCGGCAACTCGGTGGTGCTGAAACCCGCCGAGACCGCGTCGCTGAGCGTGTTGCGCCTCGCGGAACTGGCACTGGAGGCCGGCGTGCCCCCGGGTGTGTTGAACGTGGTCACCGGTACGGGCGAAGTGGTGGGCGACACGCTGGCGCGCTCGATGGACGTCGACGTTGTGGTGTTCACCGGCTCGGGCGCCACGGGCCGTCGGCTGCTCACCGCGGCGGCTGAAAGCAACCTCAAGCGCTGTTACCTCGAACTCGGCGGCAAGTCGGCCAACGTGGTGTTCAACGACGCACGTGATCTCGATGACGCGGCACGCGTCAGCGCCGCCGGGATCTTTCGAAACGCCGGGCAGGTCTGCGTGGCCGGTTCCCGGCTGCTGGTGCAACGCGACATCCACGACGACTTTGTCGCTGCGCTTGGCGCGGCGAGCGCGGCCATGACCGTGGGCGACCCGCTCGACCTCGGCAGCCAGATCGGCGCGATCAACAACGCCGCCCAGCTCGAGCAAAACCTCGCGCGCGTCGAGACCGCCGTGCACGAGGGGGGCACGCTCTACCAGGGCGGTGACCGCTTGCACGCGGCGTCCGGCGGCTACTACATGGCACCGACCATCCTCACGGACGTCGCCGAGCACCACAGTGTCGCCCAGCAGGAGGTGTTTGGCCCGGTGCTCGCCGTGACGCCGTTCGATACCGAGGACGAGGCAATTGCACTGGCCAACAGCACGGTTTACGGCCTGGCTGGTGGCGTCTGGACCGCCGACCTCGGGCGCGCCCACCGCCTGGTGCGCGCGATGAAAACCGGTGTGGTCCACGTCAACACATACGGTGGGCCCGACGTGACGGTGCCGCTGGGGGGCGTCAAGCAGTCGGGCAACGGACACGACAAGTCACTGCACGCCTTCGACAAGTTCGTCGACCTCAAGACCGCGTGGATCAAACTGTGA
- a CDS encoding aminotransferase class III-fold pyridoxal phosphate-dependent enzyme: MTRDTAALLADRARLLGPRVSTFYDNPVHLVRGEGVWVWDADGRRYLDCYNNVPHVGHCHPAVVEAIARQAATLNTHTRYLHDGILRYVEKLTATFDARLGTAILTCTGSEANDIALRMAESVNGKRGVIATDHTYHGNTTAVAQLSMTNRPETGVGDHVAHVPAPDSYRPLGGEAGPAHAAAFAAAVKQQIDALNATEHGFSALIVCPYFCNEGFPDLCDGFLAPAVEHVHEAGGLVIADEVQPGFGRLGSHFWGHQKAGIAPDIVTLGKPMGNGHPVAGVVTTIDTMTAFRESVRYFNTFGGNPVSCAAAEAVLDVLEAEGLVAQAHEVGNYARAGLRALADTHACIGDVRGAGLFFGAEMVLDRSAKTPATAFTDRVANAMRQEGVLLNKLGIHYNTLKIRPNLQFTRADADVLLDTLDRVLSAVELRP; the protein is encoded by the coding sequence GTGACACGCGACACCGCTGCGCTGCTCGCCGACCGTGCACGGCTGCTCGGCCCGCGGGTCAGCACCTTCTACGACAATCCGGTGCACCTCGTGCGCGGCGAGGGCGTGTGGGTATGGGATGCCGACGGACGCCGCTACCTCGATTGCTACAACAACGTGCCGCACGTCGGCCACTGCCACCCGGCGGTGGTCGAGGCCATCGCGCGGCAGGCGGCGACGTTGAACACCCACACGCGCTACCTGCACGACGGCATCCTGCGCTACGTCGAGAAACTCACCGCCACCTTTGATGCGCGTCTCGGCACCGCGATCCTGACCTGCACCGGCTCGGAGGCCAACGACATCGCCCTGCGTATGGCCGAGTCGGTCAACGGCAAGCGCGGCGTCATTGCGACCGACCACACCTACCACGGCAACACGACCGCGGTGGCGCAACTCTCAATGACCAACCGACCCGAGACCGGGGTGGGTGACCACGTCGCCCACGTGCCTGCGCCGGACAGCTACCGGCCGCTCGGCGGCGAGGCGGGCCCGGCCCACGCGGCGGCCTTTGCGGCCGCGGTGAAACAGCAGATCGACGCACTCAACGCAACCGAGCACGGGTTTTCGGCGCTGATCGTCTGCCCGTACTTCTGCAACGAGGGCTTTCCGGATCTGTGCGACGGCTTCCTCGCACCGGCGGTCGAACACGTGCACGAGGCGGGTGGTCTCGTGATCGCCGACGAGGTCCAACCGGGCTTCGGCCGCCTCGGCAGCCACTTCTGGGGTCACCAGAAAGCCGGCATCGCACCCGACATCGTGACCCTCGGCAAACCGATGGGCAACGGACACCCGGTGGCCGGTGTGGTCACCACGATCGACACCATGACCGCGTTTCGCGAGTCCGTTCGGTACTTCAACACCTTTGGCGGCAACCCCGTGTCCTGCGCCGCCGCTGAGGCGGTGCTCGACGTGCTCGAGGCGGAGGGTCTGGTGGCGCAAGCGCACGAGGTGGGCAACTACGCGCGGGCGGGGTTGCGGGCGCTGGCCGACACGCATGCCTGCATCGGCGACGTGCGCGGCGCCGGCCTCTTCTTCGGCGCCGAGATGGTGTTGGACAGGTCCGCGAAGACCCCGGCGACCGCGTTCACCGACCGCGTCGCCAACGCCATGCGACAGGAGGGCGTGCTGCTCAACAAACTGGGGATCCACTACAACACGCTCAAGATCCGGCCGAACTTGCAGTTCACACGCGCCGACGCAGACGTGCTGCTCGACACCCTCGACCGGGTGCTATCGGCTGTCGAGCTGCGCCCGTGA
- a CDS encoding phosphotransferase: protein MSLDTAHRALTQWPLSVADLRLFAQRENAVFRVRTDTGTCFALRVHRQGYQRTAALASELHWMQHLHGAGLPVPVPVPSDDGRLLRHQDGFAVDVLTWLDGEPLGQSGTPLAHADREGCFFRLGQTLARVHAASDAWALPGGFERSAWDLDGLIGDAPLWGPYLDSPALTAAQRGTLARVRDALRAALDGSTLDYGLIHADAVPENVLLTPDGVALIDFDDSGFGYRLFDVATALLKHRAEPDYPRLEAALIAGYRALRPIDTAHLAAFSVMRAQTYIGWIRARIDEPGAAVRQQRVIDTALSLAVDYLERAPA from the coding sequence GTGAGCCTCGACACCGCGCACCGCGCGTTGACACAGTGGCCGCTGTCCGTCGCCGACCTGCGGCTGTTCGCGCAGCGGGAAAACGCGGTTTTCAGAGTACGGACAGACACCGGCACGTGTTTCGCGTTGCGCGTGCACCGCCAGGGCTACCAACGCACGGCGGCGTTGGCGTCGGAACTCCACTGGATGCAACACCTGCACGGCGCAGGCTTGCCCGTTCCGGTCCCGGTGCCGAGCGACGACGGACGCCTGCTGCGGCACCAGGACGGGTTCGCCGTGGACGTGCTGACCTGGCTCGACGGAGAGCCGCTCGGTCAAAGCGGCACACCGCTCGCCCACGCGGACCGAGAGGGGTGCTTCTTCCGCCTCGGACAGACGCTCGCCCGCGTGCACGCGGCGTCGGACGCGTGGGCCTTGCCGGGTGGCTTCGAACGCAGCGCCTGGGACCTCGACGGGCTGATCGGCGACGCGCCGCTCTGGGGGCCCTACCTCGACAGCCCGGCGCTCACCGCTGCGCAACGCGGCACGCTTGCCCGGGTGCGAGACGCCCTGCGGGCGGCGTTGGACGGATCGACGCTCGACTACGGGCTGATCCACGCCGACGCGGTGCCCGAGAACGTGTTGCTCACACCCGACGGCGTGGCGCTGATCGACTTTGACGACAGCGGCTTCGGCTACCGTCTGTTCGATGTCGCGACCGCCCTGCTCAAACACCGGGCCGAACCGGACTACCCGCGGCTGGAGGCCGCGTTGATCGCGGGTTACCGCGCGCTGCGTCCGATCGACACCGCGCACCTGGCGGCGTTCAGCGTGATGCGCGCGCAGACGTACATCGGCTGGATCCGGGCGCGCATCGACGAACCGGGTGCAGCCGTGCGCCAGCAACGCGTCATTGACACCGCGCTGTCGCTCGCGGTCGACTACCTCGAGCGCGCGCCCGCATGA
- a CDS encoding IclR family transcriptional regulator gives MKTVDKAMTVLAQFTTERTEVGLTELARLADLDKAATRRLLVALIKHGYVEQSTVTRGYRLGPGFLALARVREATVPLKRAAQETTDWLTRTVDETAHISVPLPDHMATLAYTLPSRGNIINIVPSQPLPFHATASGIAYLAACDAARLEAALRTRRARITPHTPTSKAATRAAVDAATSHGYAHCQSTFELGVSSFAMAFFTGDTAPAGTVSVALPEQRLDGPRRKLLLAALRDAVERIECALTGQRPSVSRA, from the coding sequence ATGAAAACCGTCGACAAGGCCATGACCGTGCTGGCCCAATTCACCACCGAGCGCACCGAAGTCGGACTGACGGAGCTCGCACGCCTCGCGGACCTCGACAAAGCGGCAACGCGACGCTTGCTGGTTGCACTGATCAAGCACGGGTACGTCGAGCAGTCGACCGTGACGCGCGGCTACCGTCTCGGCCCGGGCTTTCTCGCGCTCGCACGCGTGCGCGAGGCCACTGTGCCACTCAAGCGCGCCGCGCAGGAGACGACCGACTGGTTGACCCGGACCGTCGACGAGACCGCGCACATCAGCGTGCCGCTGCCGGATCACATGGCAACCCTCGCGTACACCCTGCCGAGCCGGGGCAACATCATCAACATCGTGCCGTCGCAGCCCCTGCCGTTTCACGCGACAGCGTCGGGCATCGCCTACCTTGCGGCCTGCGATGCCGCTCGCCTCGAGGCGGCCTTGCGCACCCGACGCGCACGGATCACACCGCACACGCCGACATCCAAGGCGGCGACGCGCGCTGCCGTCGACGCCGCGACGTCGCACGGGTATGCGCATTGCCAGAGCACCTTCGAGTTGGGCGTGTCGAGCTTTGCAATGGCCTTCTTTACCGGCGACACCGCACCGGCGGGCACGGTGTCCGTTGCGTTGCCCGAGCAGCGGTTGGACGGGCCACGTCGCAAGCTGCTGTTGGCCGCCTTGCGCGACGCGGTCGAGCGCATCGAATGCGCGCTGACCGGTCAGCGACCGTCGGTGTCCCGTGCCTGA